From a single Methanofollis sp. W23 genomic region:
- a CDS encoding cation:proton antiporter, which produces MSTGIETTIEFQMSLLLFVALTGYLVASRINQSAVVGEILVGLIVGPSFLALITYTDFVRSLAALGAVILLFVIGLEFDLKDLLDRRYIVIGLFGVAVPWIGGFWLAEAMGYPFGSAVFVGTAMTATSIAITANVLKEMGQLNSAAARAVIGTAVIDDVLSLIALSVSVDVVSGTFSLLTVATTVFKDLAFIVVAGAVGIKLVAPLLEWIDRTPFARRYPEFVFITAMAAAFFFAMGAEFVGISAIIGAFIAGISFKGVDLVHSRDLKEGAEYLHIIFASIFFVSLGILVDINALTPDIMLFLIALTVMAVITKLIGCGIPARLQGVSTRNSLIIGFGMVPRGEVAMIVALIGLNQGLIDQGVYVAIVMMSLLTTVITPIVYRNWLYRGSTDPA; this is translated from the coding sequence ATGAGCACCGGGATCGAGACGACCATCGAGTTCCAGATGAGCCTGCTCCTCTTTGTGGCGCTCACCGGCTACCTTGTGGCATCCAGGATCAACCAGTCTGCCGTCGTCGGCGAGATCCTGGTCGGCCTCATTGTGGGCCCGAGTTTTCTTGCTCTCATCACTTATACCGACTTTGTCAGGAGTCTTGCCGCCCTCGGGGCTGTGATCCTCCTCTTTGTCATCGGCCTGGAGTTCGATCTCAAGGACCTTCTTGACCGGCGATATATTGTCATCGGACTTTTTGGGGTGGCGGTGCCCTGGATCGGCGGGTTCTGGCTTGCAGAGGCGATGGGATATCCCTTCGGGAGTGCGGTCTTTGTCGGGACTGCAATGACCGCCACGAGCATCGCGATCACCGCCAATGTCCTCAAGGAGATGGGACAGTTGAACAGCGCCGCGGCCAGGGCGGTGATCGGGACCGCAGTCATCGACGACGTCCTCTCCCTCATTGCCCTCTCGGTCTCTGTTGATGTGGTCTCAGGTACTTTCTCCCTGCTTACGGTGGCGACCACCGTCTTCAAAGACCTCGCCTTCATTGTCGTCGCCGGAGCGGTCGGGATCAAACTGGTCGCTCCCCTCCTCGAATGGATTGACAGGACCCCGTTCGCACGGCGCTACCCTGAGTTCGTCTTCATCACCGCGATGGCCGCCGCCTTCTTCTTCGCGATGGGAGCCGAGTTCGTCGGGATCTCGGCGATCATCGGGGCTTTCATCGCCGGGATCTCGTTCAAAGGCGTCGACCTCGTCCATTCCCGCGACCTCAAGGAGGGGGCCGAGTACCTGCACATCATCTTCGCCTCGATCTTCTTTGTCTCGCTCGGGATCCTCGTCGATATCAACGCCCTCACTCCAGACATCATGCTCTTCCTCATCGCCCTCACTGTCATGGCCGTCATCACCAAACTGATCGGCTGCGGCATCCCGGCACGTCTCCAGGGGGTGAGCACCAGGAACTCGCTGATCATCGGGTTCGGGATGGTGCCGCGTGGAGAGGTGGCGATGATCGTCGCCCTCATCGGGCTCAACCAGGGGCTCATCGACCAGGGGGTCTATGTGGCCATCGTGATGATGAGTCTGCTCACGACGGTGATCACCCCGATCGTCTACCGGAACTGGCTCTATAGGGGGTCCACAGATCCTGCCTGA
- a CDS encoding 2'-5' RNA ligase family protein, with the protein MHQDEETIAVDIALIPPAEIRSEVGRINRTLIRRSRDRGVLLGPGGGIAHITLAMAPIRAADLTAVCDDLAEIWGRHRPLSLTLTGVSSVMTAPGHPVSGFDIAPAPPLRALHDEVVHGLTPFALSETAPGMLAVRKGEVPDRGFLDYIREFRAAHAGDRYSPHITLGVGDAGDQDTRLPLPYQFTTETVAVCHLGNGGTCLTVLGEVGGARPLAPLP; encoded by the coding sequence ATGCACCAGGATGAAGAGACGATCGCCGTTGATATTGCCCTTATCCCGCCAGCAGAGATCCGGAGCGAGGTCGGCCGGATCAACAGGACATTGATCAGGCGGAGCCGTGACCGGGGCGTCCTCCTTGGCCCGGGTGGAGGGATCGCCCATATCACCCTTGCCATGGCACCGATCAGGGCCGCCGACCTCACCGCGGTCTGTGACGATCTTGCAGAGATCTGGGGCCGGCACCGGCCTCTCAGTCTCACCCTCACCGGGGTCTCCAGTGTCATGACCGCACCCGGCCATCCGGTCTCAGGATTTGATATCGCCCCGGCACCCCCCCTGCGGGCACTCCACGACGAGGTCGTCCACGGCCTCACCCCCTTTGCCCTCAGCGAGACCGCACCCGGAATGCTTGCGGTCAGGAAGGGCGAGGTGCCCGACCGCGGGTTCCTCGACTATATCAGGGAGTTCAGGGCCGCCCATGCCGGCGACCGCTACTCGCCGCATATCACTCTCGGGGTCGGGGACGCAGGAGATCAGGACACCAGGCTCCCGCTCCCCTATCAGTTCACCACCGAGACGGTGGCGGTCTGCCACCTGGGCAATGGCGGGACCTGCCTGACCGTGCTCGGCGAGGTTGGAGGAGCACGACCCCTGGCCCCCCTCCCCTGA
- a CDS encoding peptidylprolyl isomerase encodes MSEQAAHGSTVTLHYTGTLEDGRIFGTTTGGAPLVLTIGGGEYLRAFEEELLGMVAGEKKAFTLDPEKAYGEWREGLVAEVPRSAFGEGPAPEPGASFLAELSEGEKVPVRVAAVTEETVVIDANHPLAGEILCFEVEVVAIS; translated from the coding sequence ATGTCAGAGCAGGCAGCACATGGGAGCACGGTCACGCTTCATTACACCGGTACCCTTGAAGACGGCCGCATATTCGGGACTACCACCGGGGGTGCCCCGCTGGTCCTGACGATCGGGGGGGGCGAATATCTCCGGGCCTTCGAGGAGGAACTTCTCGGGATGGTCGCAGGAGAGAAGAAGGCATTCACGCTTGATCCTGAGAAGGCCTATGGCGAGTGGCGGGAAGGGCTCGTGGCCGAGGTGCCTCGTTCGGCCTTCGGAGAAGGCCCGGCGCCTGAACCTGGCGCCAGTTTCCTGGCAGAACTCTCCGAAGGGGAGAAAGTACCGGTGAGGGTGGCGGCGGTCACCGAGGAGACGGTTGTCATCGATGCCAACCACCCGCTTGCAGGAGAAATCCTCTGTTTCGAGGTCGAGGTCGTGGCGATCTCGTAA
- a CDS encoding DUF432 domain-containing protein: MYGTHDLAYHYKREGFSLGFEQDGGRYCYRRVLNGDQKEHLLLTSGGRVIINPVEPLNLPKNICHALLVEFDHLSIEPGARSTVYLTFPIEIAVFVAGRGNLEVLDVFSWNAQKYTLYGSSDDGTIARYWRSPTHATPPHLDPFKEGLLTLTISNTTRDWVDLSRVVLEGTGMKIYYDEERVSMQARMRLVSTMVAETSFRDRPFAEGQKKALELYLGRGIPGVERSRFLMDQGL, encoded by the coding sequence GTGTACGGCACCCACGACCTTGCTTACCATTACAAAAGAGAAGGTTTTTCTCTGGGGTTCGAGCAGGACGGAGGCAGATATTGCTACCGCCGGGTATTGAACGGCGACCAGAAGGAACACCTCCTCCTCACCTCTGGCGGGCGGGTGATCATCAACCCGGTCGAACCGCTCAACCTCCCGAAGAACATCTGTCACGCCCTCCTCGTCGAGTTCGATCATCTCTCCATCGAACCGGGCGCGAGGTCGACGGTCTACCTCACCTTCCCCATCGAGATCGCCGTCTTTGTTGCGGGCCGGGGGAACCTGGAGGTTCTGGATGTCTTCTCGTGGAATGCCCAGAAATATACCCTGTACGGCTCGTCTGACGACGGGACGATCGCGAGATACTGGAGGAGCCCGACCCATGCCACTCCGCCGCATCTCGACCCCTTCAAAGAAGGGTTGCTCACCCTCACCATCAGCAACACCACCAGGGACTGGGTCGACCTCTCCAGGGTGGTCCTTGAGGGCACGGGCATGAAGATCTATTATGACGAGGAGAGGGTCTCGATGCAGGCCAGGATGCGGTTGGTCAGTACGATGGTCGCCGAGACCTCGTTCCGTGACCGCCCCTTTGCCGAAGGACAGAAAAAAGCGCTTGAACTCTACCTGGGACGGGGGATCCCTGGCGTTGAGCGCTCGCGGTTCCTGATGGACCAGGGGTTATGA
- a CDS encoding mechanosensitive ion channel family protein has protein sequence MAEPELNVSFLETIDWWQIFTILILIVGAAFIAKILTIYLKKALTDKIKRSQLDLLLKIVNYAVLVIAVLMILPYFQVELGGLLVAGGFLSIVVGIASQSVLGNLISGLFLIVERPISIGDDIKMGSVGGIVADLNIFSTIVKTYDGVYVRIPNETVFTSEITNYVAHAARRFSYVVGIPYDADAGRAIEIIKRVVLEHPFALKNPEPTIYVQELGDNSVNIRVMIWAPASEWWGVYTDLLWKIKAELESNGIEIPFPQRVVWFQNELALQKGRRAGEEPVPQPEPPTFPSTGADNASPLVSDAEGDEGR, from the coding sequence ATGGCAGAACCCGAACTTAATGTCTCGTTCCTGGAAACCATCGACTGGTGGCAGATTTTCACCATCCTCATCCTGATCGTCGGGGCGGCCTTCATCGCGAAGATCCTGACCATCTACCTCAAAAAGGCACTTACCGACAAGATCAAGCGCAGTCAGCTCGATCTCCTCCTCAAGATCGTCAATTATGCGGTGCTGGTCATCGCCGTCCTCATGATCCTCCCGTACTTCCAGGTCGAACTGGGCGGGCTGCTGGTGGCCGGCGGGTTCCTCTCGATCGTGGTCGGTATCGCCAGTCAGAGTGTGCTTGGCAACCTGATCTCAGGGCTCTTCCTCATCGTCGAGCGCCCGATCTCCATCGGGGATGATATCAAGATGGGGAGTGTGGGGGGCATTGTCGCGGACCTCAACATCTTCTCGACGATCGTCAAGACCTACGACGGCGTCTATGTCAGGATCCCAAATGAAACGGTTTTCACCTCTGAGATCACAAATTATGTCGCTCACGCGGCGAGGCGGTTCAGTTATGTCGTCGGGATCCCGTACGATGCCGATGCCGGGCGTGCGATCGAGATCATCAAAAGGGTGGTCCTTGAGCATCCTTTTGCCCTCAAAAACCCGGAGCCGACGATCTATGTCCAGGAACTCGGCGACAATTCGGTGAATATCAGGGTGATGATCTGGGCGCCGGCGAGCGAATGGTGGGGAGTGTACACCGACCTCCTCTGGAAGATCAAGGCCGAACTTGAGTCAAACGGGATCGAGATACCCTTCCCGCAACGGGTGGTCTGGTTCCAGAACGAACTTGCTCTTCAGAAGGGACGACGGGCGGGAGAGGAACCCGTCCCCCAGCCCGAACCGCCCACGTTCCCTTCGACCGGTGCGGACAATGCGTCGCCTCTGGTCTCTGACGCCGAAGGCGATGAAGGAAGGTAG
- a CDS encoding HEAT repeat domain-containing protein, translating into MDKEISSLIEALSSENIDERHAAEDGLEAKGEEAILPLIEILTEGEESTCWYAARVLARIGEPAIKPLLLTMIVEKDRGFRRYAAAALGSMGEVAVAPLIEGLSTEDRELRGFVAMALCRIGTPALAPLKHMLKEGDEVQRMCASLTLWKMGEEGIGDLVEGLGEEKTS; encoded by the coding sequence ATGGATAAAGAGATCTCCAGTCTGATAGAGGCACTTTCAAGTGAGAATATTGACGAACGCCATGCGGCCGAGGACGGGTTGGAGGCGAAGGGCGAGGAAGCGATCCTCCCGCTCATCGAGATCCTGACCGAGGGTGAAGAGAGCACCTGTTGGTACGCCGCCAGGGTGCTCGCGAGGATCGGGGAACCCGCGATCAAGCCTCTCCTGCTCACGATGATCGTCGAGAAGGACCGGGGGTTCAGGCGCTATGCGGCGGCGGCCCTGGGGTCGATGGGCGAGGTGGCGGTGGCGCCCCTCATCGAGGGCCTCTCGACCGAGGACAGGGAGCTTCGCGGGTTTGTCGCCATGGCCCTCTGCCGGATCGGTACCCCGGCGCTCGCCCCGCTCAAGCACATGCTCAAGGAGGGCGACGAGGTGCAGCGGATGTGTGCCTCGCTGACGCTCTGGAAGATGGGCGAGGAGGGGATCGGCGACCTGGTCGAGGGGTTGGGCGAGGAGAAGACTTCCTGA
- a CDS encoding ABC transporter ATP-binding protein translates to MREVIRAENLVKRFGDVVAVKGVTFSVAEGEAFGFLGPNGAGKTTTMRMVQCVSPRSGGHLEVLRMDPATHAREIKALLGVVPQEDNLDPELTGYENLRTYARYFGIAKDVAEERIARLLAFVEMEKKQDVIIEHLSGGMKRRLVLARALVNDPRILVLDEPTTGLDPQARHLIWEQLQGLQAEGRTIVLTTHYMEEAERLCDRLVIMDHGGVLVEGSPTDLIDRTIGRQILEAEAVPAVLSCLDRHGARYDLVGGSVLVPTDDPTQMTAALLQECGSIKLATRPTTLEDVFLKLTGRRLRE, encoded by the coding sequence ATGCGAGAGGTCATCAGGGCGGAGAACCTGGTAAAACGCTTCGGTGATGTTGTCGCCGTGAAGGGAGTCACCTTTTCTGTCGCCGAAGGTGAGGCCTTCGGGTTCCTGGGCCCCAACGGTGCAGGCAAGACGACGACGATGCGCATGGTCCAGTGCGTCTCCCCCAGGAGCGGAGGGCACCTGGAAGTGCTGAGGATGGACCCAGCCACCCATGCACGCGAGATCAAGGCCCTCCTCGGAGTCGTCCCCCAGGAAGACAACCTCGACCCCGAGTTGACCGGATATGAGAACCTCCGCACCTATGCCCGCTACTTCGGGATCGCGAAGGATGTGGCCGAGGAGCGGATCGCCAGGCTCCTTGCATTTGTAGAGATGGAGAAGAAACAGGACGTCATCATCGAACATCTCTCTGGCGGGATGAAACGCCGACTGGTCCTGGCTCGCGCCCTGGTCAACGACCCCAGGATCCTTGTCCTCGACGAGCCGACCACCGGGCTCGACCCGCAGGCCAGGCACCTGATCTGGGAACAGCTCCAGGGGCTCCAGGCCGAAGGACGGACGATCGTCCTTACCACGCACTATATGGAAGAGGCGGAACGGCTCTGCGACCGCCTCGTCATCATGGACCATGGCGGCGTCCTCGTCGAAGGGTCGCCGACAGACCTCATCGACCGGACGATCGGCCGCCAGATCCTCGAAGCCGAGGCGGTGCCTGCGGTCCTCTCCTGCCTCGACCGGCATGGAGCGAGGTACGACCTGGTTGGCGGGTCGGTCCTTGTCCCGACCGACGACCCTACACAGATGACCGCCGCCCTCCTCCAGGAATGCGGGTCGATCAAACTTGCAACAAGGCCCACGACCCTTGAAGACGTCTTCCTCAAACTCACCGGCAGGAGACTGCGCGAATGA
- a CDS encoding ABC transporter permease has product MREQLSGLAWAVWRRNLDVFSKTWQVNLIPPAIEPVLYLLALGFGVGAFITDIEGVPYIRFIAPALFAVSVMNASFFECTYGSYVRMYYQKTFDAIVATPVTIEEVIAGEILWGATRSLISAAIILPVLILFGVVDLPGSLLLVPFAFAAGLLFASIGMCFTAVIPNIESINYPAFLFITPMFLFSGTFFPLDLLPAPLQALALAVLPLAHVVNVARALTLSTGWDLLLLGLLWIGTIAPILFFFALRLMKHRLII; this is encoded by the coding sequence ATGAGAGAGCAACTCAGCGGCCTGGCATGGGCGGTCTGGCGCAGGAACCTCGACGTCTTCTCCAAGACCTGGCAGGTGAACCTCATCCCGCCGGCGATCGAACCAGTCCTTTACCTCCTCGCCCTGGGGTTCGGAGTCGGAGCATTCATCACCGACATCGAGGGCGTCCCGTACATCAGGTTCATCGCCCCGGCCCTCTTTGCCGTCTCGGTGATGAACGCCTCCTTCTTCGAGTGCACCTATGGGAGTTATGTCAGGATGTACTACCAGAAGACCTTCGATGCCATCGTCGCCACCCCGGTCACGATCGAAGAGGTGATCGCCGGGGAGATCCTCTGGGGTGCCACCAGAAGTCTCATCTCTGCCGCGATCATCCTCCCGGTCCTCATCCTCTTCGGGGTTGTCGACCTCCCTGGCTCTCTCCTCCTTGTCCCCTTCGCCTTCGCCGCCGGGCTCCTCTTCGCCTCCATCGGGATGTGCTTCACCGCCGTCATCCCCAACATCGAATCGATCAACTACCCGGCCTTTCTCTTTATCACGCCGATGTTCCTCTTCTCAGGCACCTTCTTCCCCCTCGACCTCCTGCCCGCCCCCCTCCAGGCCCTCGCCCTTGCCGTTCTGCCCCTTGCCCATGTCGTCAACGTGGCGCGAGCCCTCACCCTCTCGACAGGATGGGATCTCCTTCTCCTCGGGCTCCTCTGGATCGGGACCATCGCCCCCATACTTTTTTTCTTTGCACTCAGGCTGATGAAACATCGGCTAATCATATAA
- a CDS encoding TMEM175 family protein, protein MSTEPAYAGWIGFSKNRFEALTDGIFGIAMTLLVVGLSVPAVATITGTVEIEETLSSLFPDFVHYCIAFLILHGMWVSHHALSQKMEYIDRRFLDLNSLLLLSVAIIPFSTSFAGDFPESPVAAMVLEVNLLAVGGFLLAQWTYVASNTDLLRPGIHQNGLSPGMRLAAVIPVLSFLGIAAALLGSAWSTGIYLLVPAAIFVIKRLSQIKENEDCQVLV, encoded by the coding sequence ATGAGCACGGAGCCTGCATATGCCGGATGGATCGGTTTTTCCAAGAACCGGTTCGAGGCACTCACCGACGGGATCTTCGGGATCGCCATGACCCTTCTTGTGGTCGGGCTCAGCGTCCCGGCGGTGGCCACGATCACCGGCACTGTCGAGATCGAGGAGACGCTCTCGTCCCTCTTCCCCGACTTCGTCCATTATTGCATCGCCTTCCTCATTCTGCATGGGATGTGGGTCTCCCACCATGCCCTCTCCCAGAAGATGGAATATATCGACCGTCGGTTCCTGGACCTCAACTCTCTCCTGCTGTTGAGCGTCGCGATCATCCCGTTCTCCACCTCATTTGCCGGGGACTTCCCTGAATCCCCAGTTGCCGCGATGGTGCTCGAGGTCAACCTCCTTGCTGTGGGCGGTTTTCTCCTGGCCCAATGGACCTATGTCGCCTCCAACACGGACCTGCTCAGGCCTGGTATCCACCAGAACGGCCTTTCCCCTGGAATGCGCCTCGCCGCGGTCATCCCTGTCCTCTCGTTCCTCGGGATCGCCGCCGCCCTGCTGGGTTCGGCCTGGAGTACAGGAATCTATCTGCTGGTCCCGGCGGCAATATTCGTGATAAAACGACTTTCACAGATCAAAGAGAATGAAGATTGTCAGGTCCTGGTCTGA
- a CDS encoding cupin domain-containing protein produces the protein MLIREIRTTPLFTARDRTHLREILHPKNEPECRNRCSIAHAYLAPGEASRPHRLRTSSETYYVLSGEGVMHIDEESAQVSAGQVVYIPPGAVQSLENTGEDDLVILAIVDPAWDAEDEEVLD, from the coding sequence ATGCTGATCAGGGAGATCAGGACCACTCCGCTCTTCACTGCCAGAGATCGCACACATCTCAGGGAGATCCTCCACCCGAAAAATGAGCCAGAATGCAGGAACCGGTGTTCAATCGCTCATGCCTATCTTGCTCCTGGCGAGGCCTCGCGTCCCCACCGGTTGAGGACCTCCTCTGAGACCTATTATGTCCTCTCTGGTGAGGGGGTGATGCATATCGATGAGGAGTCGGCTCAGGTCTCTGCTGGCCAGGTAGTCTATATCCCCCCCGGTGCGGTCCAGAGCCTTGAGAATACCGGGGAAGACGATCTCGTGATCCTCGCGATCGTCGACCCTGCCTGGGATGCGGAGGACGAGGAGGTGCTGGACTGA
- a CDS encoding PKD domain-containing protein, translated as MSKIIHWRWLPIVAGLMMALCCCAGVAAGAPTDPVEITGPTEITEPGHYILKNSFYGAYNGTFITIGSNDVLLDGHGYTIMTNGTGSDRTGILVENRGNVTIANVYLNSFDEGCVVRGGTGVELLGANPLNCERVGIKLENTAGCTVHKCTISENKGPGLEIIEGAENTIFNNRFKNTENVRLSGQNIYVWNQTKTEGENILLGPYLGGNFWATPDGDGWSETHPDSDSDGICEEPFYLTENNVDFLPLHQSQPGAPDLRADFTANVTSGEAPLAVQFTDNSAGAPTTWAWDFGDGANSTEQHPSHVYAAPGPYNVTLTVSDGELTKTEARTWYIDVKESTSPAPLEANFSVDITAGETPLKVQFTDTSAGDPTTWAWDFGDGANSTEQHPIHYYQTPGTYNVTLTISDGTNDDTYVMPDSLEITPSSRPLMANFTAYETTGAMPFVVKFIDLSTGNPTAWSWDFGDNGTSDIQNPVHTYEEAGTYNVTLIASNGTANRTLTMKDYVTVEESAPKPIAANFTADTTSGKTPLTVHFNDTSTGNVTTWEWSFGDGTGSSSLQHPTYVYKKSGTYTVSLTVSDGETDDTLTRESYITVTTQSTRRSSSGGGGGGTSSNVGVRSGLNSGDSVVFTFKGLGVSEVKVTAADRIDGIRLSLKKASDEPEGLETAVYQYLLADMTYAMEDDIEEIVFSFDVLKSWLKDHDAGAGDIVLWWYDDETWQPLRTEVVKETNTRVYYQAVSPGFSYFAIAVGEGMTIIPEGALSESGLDAEETTVPEEPETTDSVLSEPTGNVTTTETTAQPASPGVVGVVLALLAVGLVVLFVRRR; from the coding sequence ATGAGTAAGATCATACATTGGAGGTGGCTACCAATTGTAGCCGGCCTCATGATGGCCCTCTGCTGCTGTGCAGGAGTTGCAGCAGGGGCGCCAACTGATCCGGTAGAGATTACCGGTCCAACTGAGATCACAGAACCAGGACATTATATACTCAAAAACTCGTTCTATGGAGCCTACAATGGTACGTTCATTACGATAGGTTCGAATGACGTCCTTCTCGATGGTCATGGTTATACTATCATGACCAATGGCACCGGTTCAGACCGTACCGGGATCCTGGTGGAAAACAGGGGAAATGTCACGATTGCAAATGTGTACCTGAATAGTTTTGACGAGGGGTGCGTGGTAAGGGGTGGAACAGGTGTTGAACTCCTGGGTGCAAATCCTCTTAACTGTGAACGTGTGGGGATAAAACTTGAGAACACTGCGGGATGTACGGTCCATAAGTGTACGATCTCAGAGAACAAGGGTCCAGGGCTTGAGATCATAGAGGGTGCCGAGAACACCATCTTCAACAACCGCTTCAAGAACACAGAGAATGTCAGGTTATCAGGTCAAAACATATACGTCTGGAATCAAACAAAGACGGAAGGAGAAAATATCCTTCTTGGTCCGTACCTTGGTGGGAATTTCTGGGCGACACCTGACGGCGATGGATGGTCAGAGACCCATCCTGACAGTGACAGTGATGGCATCTGTGAAGAGCCCTTTTATTTAACCGAGAATAATGTCGACTTTCTCCCGCTCCATCAGAGCCAGCCAGGGGCTCCTGATCTCAGGGCCGACTTTACCGCGAATGTGACTTCAGGCGAGGCGCCGCTTGCAGTGCAGTTCACCGACAATTCGGCCGGCGCCCCGACCACCTGGGCATGGGACTTTGGTGACGGCGCCAACTCGACCGAACAGCACCCGAGCCACGTCTATGCCGCACCCGGACCATATAATGTCACGCTCACGGTTTCAGATGGAGAGTTGACAAAGACCGAGGCTCGCACCTGGTATATCGACGTGAAAGAGTCCACATCACCGGCGCCTCTTGAGGCCAACTTCTCGGTCGACATCACCGCGGGCGAGACGCCGCTGAAGGTGCAGTTCACCGACACCTCGGCCGGCGACCCGACTACGTGGGCATGGGACTTTGGTGACGGCGCCAACTCGACCGAACAACACCCGATCCACTACTACCAGACGCCAGGGACCTACAATGTCACGCTCACCATCTCTGATGGGACAAACGATGACACCTATGTGATGCCCGACTCTCTTGAGATCACTCCTTCGTCCAGGCCTCTTATGGCGAACTTTACCGCATATGAGACCACGGGCGCTATGCCTTTCGTCGTGAAGTTCATCGACCTCTCGACCGGGAACCCGACTGCATGGTCGTGGGACTTTGGTGACAACGGGACGTCAGATATCCAGAACCCGGTCCATACCTACGAGGAGGCTGGCACCTACAATGTCACGCTCATCGCCTCGAACGGCACTGCAAACCGCACCCTGACCATGAAGGATTATGTCACGGTTGAGGAGTCTGCACCAAAGCCCATTGCCGCAAACTTCACCGCGGACACCACCTCAGGGAAGACTCCACTCACCGTCCACTTCAATGACACTTCGACCGGGAACGTGACCACCTGGGAGTGGTCCTTCGGGGATGGGACCGGGAGTTCCTCGCTCCAGCACCCGACCTATGTCTACAAGAAATCAGGGACCTACACTGTCTCTCTCACTGTCTCTGACGGCGAGACAGATGACACCCTGACCCGAGAGAGTTATATCACAGTCACCACCCAGTCCACCCGCCGCTCGAGTTCAGGAGGTGGGGGAGGCGGCACTTCCTCGAATGTGGGGGTACGGAGTGGCTTGAATTCAGGTGACTCGGTTGTCTTCACTTTCAAGGGGCTTGGTGTCTCAGAGGTCAAGGTCACTGCCGCCGACCGTATCGACGGGATCAGGCTCTCTCTGAAGAAGGCTTCTGATGAGCCGGAGGGATTGGAGACCGCGGTCTACCAGTATCTCCTGGCAGACATGACCTATGCGATGGAAGACGACATTGAAGAGATCGTCTTCTCCTTCGACGTCCTCAAGTCATGGCTCAAGGACCATGATGCCGGTGCAGGAGATATCGTGCTCTGGTGGTACGATGATGAGACCTGGCAACCGCTCAGGACTGAAGTGGTCAAAGAGACCAATACTCGCGTGTACTATCAGGCGGTCAGTCCTGGCTTCTCGTACTTCGCGATCGCCGTCGGTGAAGGGATGACGATCATCCCCGAGGGGGCATTGTCAGAGAGCGGCCTCGATGCCGAGGAGACAACTGTGCCAGAAGAACCCGAGACCACCGACTCCGTCCTGTCTGAACCAACAGGGAACGTGACTACGACCGAGACGACCGCGCAGCCCGCGTCGCCCGGGGTTGTGGGAGTGGTGTTGGCCCTGCTTGCCGTGGGGCTTGTCGTCCTCTTTGTGAGGCGGCGATAA
- a CDS encoding acyltransferase has protein sequence MTSARHENNFDLLRLSSALVIIISHAYALQIGYESMYRFDPMIFFGTTALASLFVTSGYLISLSWTYQPDLKRFMWKRILRVFPGLIPAIIFTLIIIGPIATTFSFSEYFIALLSPESLMALPFFNNGACIGLFDQNPVTFVNASLWTIPVEFGMYILVAFLGVIGCLRKKGVILGLILVNFLIWILFYPDPSLSKVRFTLYFLIGAYLALHHSDHQYHPAVACILAGLLIVAASSPLYEFAALIAVPYLVLCVAHLKIPALNRFGKKGDFSYGVYIYAYPIQQTLIVLLGTALPLWLYCLLTIGLTFPLAYLSWNLIEKKALALKQVQLTPGRFPWPEGRFFFK, from the coding sequence ATGACCTCTGCCAGGCATGAGAACAATTTTGATCTTCTGCGCCTCAGTTCAGCGCTGGTCATCATCATATCTCATGCCTATGCACTCCAGATCGGATATGAGTCGATGTACCGATTTGACCCGATGATATTTTTCGGGACCACCGCCCTTGCCTCGCTCTTCGTGACCAGCGGCTACCTGATCTCGCTGAGCTGGACCTATCAGCCTGATCTCAAACGGTTTATGTGGAAGAGGATCCTCAGAGTGTTTCCTGGCCTGATACCCGCGATCATCTTCACGCTCATTATTATTGGCCCCATTGCAACGACCTTCTCTTTTTCCGAATATTTCATAGCCCTCCTCTCCCCTGAATCCCTGATGGCGCTGCCATTTTTTAACAATGGTGCATGTATCGGCCTCTTCGATCAGAACCCGGTCACATTTGTCAATGCCTCACTCTGGACGATCCCGGTGGAGTTCGGAATGTACATCCTCGTCGCCTTCCTCGGGGTCATAGGATGTCTCAGGAAAAAAGGGGTCATCCTGGGTCTGATCCTGGTGAATTTCCTGATATGGATTCTCTTCTATCCGGACCCAAGCCTTTCGAAGGTCAGGTTTACCCTCTATTTCCTTATCGGGGCATATCTTGCCCTACATCACTCTGATCACCAGTATCACCCGGCAGTGGCCTGTATCCTGGCAGGCCTCCTGATCGTTGCTGCTTCGAGTCCGCTCTATGAGTTTGCCGCGTTGATCGCCGTCCCGTACCTTGTCCTCTGTGTTGCTCACCTCAAGATACCCGCCCTCAACAGGTTTGGAAAGAAGGGGGACTTCTCCTATGGCGTCTACATCTATGCCTACCCAATCCAGCAGACGCTCATCGTCCTGCTCGGGACCGCTCTCCCGCTCTGGCTCTATTGTCTTCTCACGATCGGGTTGACCTTCCCGCTTGCCTACCTCTCCTGGAACCTCATCGAGAAGAAGGCCCTGGCCCTGAAACAGGTGCAATTGACCCCTGGACGTTTCCCATGGCCTGAAGGCCGGTTCTTTTTTAAATGA